Proteins from one Verrucomicrobiota bacterium genomic window:
- a CDS encoding AbrB/MazE/SpoVT family DNA-binding domain-containing protein has product MSDHLHPEGSPLALVKVRRAAQITLPRDIREAARLEEGDYLEAEVTESGAILLRPVSISGREPTPEQEAEILAAVDEARASHARKRRR; this is encoded by the coding sequence ATGTCAGACCATCTGCACCCGGAAGGCTCGCCTTTGGCGCTCGTGAAGGTCCGGCGGGCAGCGCAAATTACCCTCCCCCGCGATATCCGAGAAGCGGCCCGGCTGGAAGAAGGCGATTATCTGGAGGCCGAAGTCACCGAAAGCGGCGCGATCCTGCTGCGTCCGGTGAGCATTTCCGGGCGCGAACCCACCCCTGAACAGGAAGCCGAGATTCTGGCTGCCGTTGACGAAGCCAGAGCTTCCCATGCCCGCAAGCGCCGTCGTTGA
- a CDS encoding ATP-binding protein, with protein MSAAQAQGTLKPQLRRYLSPALLVLDEVGYLPTDQRGADLLFQVISQRYERGSIVLTSNKAFKQWPATFNGEAHHHRGRP; from the coding sequence TTGAGCGCCGCCCAGGCGCAAGGCACGCTCAAACCCCAGCTCAGACGTTACCTGTCGCCCGCCTTACTGGTGCTGGATGAGGTTGGCTATCTCCCCACCGATCAACGCGGCGCCGACCTGCTCTTCCAAGTCATCAGCCAACGCTACGAACGCGGGTCGATCGTCCTCACTTCCAACAAGGCCTTCAAACAATGGCCGGCGACTTTTAACGGCGAAGCGCACCATCACCGCGGCCGTCCTTGA
- a CDS encoding Uma2 family endonuclease — protein MPLTIELCASEEQTAFNLHRWAEIQADPELRRLPHRIETDRHGRILMSPPPAPAHGNRQSRTAALLIDLLAEGQVVTECPLSTSDGVKAIDVAWLAPGREAEVESSICLMRAPEVCVEIISPSNTGAEIDEKVALYFEAGAREVWLCGLDGKLTFHIGSAGNCRASWTLCPQFPTAVPRADPTRSPGCRASCQQSQ, from the coding sequence ATGCCGCTTACCATCGAGCTCTGCGCCTCAGAGGAGCAAACGGCCTTCAATTTGCATCGTTGGGCCGAAATCCAGGCCGACCCGGAACTCCGGCGTCTGCCCCACCGAATTGAAACGGACCGGCACGGTCGCATCCTGATGAGCCCACCCCCTGCCCCCGCGCACGGCAACCGCCAGAGCCGTACCGCCGCCCTCCTGATCGATCTACTTGCCGAGGGCCAGGTTGTAACCGAATGCCCGCTGTCGACCTCCGACGGCGTTAAAGCGATCGATGTGGCCTGGCTGGCACCAGGCCGTGAGGCCGAGGTGGAGTCCTCCATCTGCTTGATGCGCGCCCCGGAGGTCTGCGTCGAGATCATCTCGCCCTCTAATACCGGCGCAGAGATTGATGAAAAGGTCGCCTTGTATTTTGAGGCCGGTGCCCGCGAGGTCTGGCTATGCGGGCTGGATGGGAAGCTCACCTTTCACATCGGCTCGGCCGGAAACTGCCGTGCCTCCTGGACTTTGTGCCCGCAGTTCCCGACGGCGGTTCCACGTGCCGACCCCACCCGGTCGCCCGGATGCCGGGCCTCTTGCCAACAATCGCAGTAG
- a CDS encoding type II toxin-antitoxin system prevent-host-death family antitoxin: MAQETLVGAYEAKTRLPQLLDRVEDGEIIVITRHGRPVAKLIPASAEKVRPDVQQAIKEMLEFRDKHGPRLQGLSLRELIEEGRRY; this comes from the coding sequence ATGGCCCAAGAGACTTTGGTGGGAGCCTACGAAGCGAAGACCCGACTCCCTCAACTCCTTGACCGAGTCGAGGACGGTGAGATTATCGTAATCACCAGGCATGGCAGGCCGGTGGCCAAGCTCATACCGGCCTCGGCCGAGAAGGTTCGACCCGACGTACAGCAAGCCATCAAAGAGATGCTCGAATTTCGGGACAAGCACGGCCCGCGCCTCCAAGGCCTAAGCCTTCGGGAGCTGATCGAAGAGGGACGGCGTTACTAG
- a CDS encoding PIN domain-containing protein: protein MPASAVVDASVLVSAFLFPRSVPGWILKLAGQGAFVMHLSPLLLEETKTALLSPRLRKAYGHDETAVVAWCADLEAAGNVFPGPLA from the coding sequence ATGCCCGCAAGCGCCGTCGTTGACGCCTCGGTGCTGGTGAGCGCCTTCCTGTTTCCCCGAAGCGTTCCGGGGTGGATATTGAAGCTGGCGGGCCAAGGCGCATTCGTCATGCACCTGTCACCGCTCCTACTCGAAGAAACCAAAACCGCGCTGCTCTCGCCCCGGCTGCGGAAGGCCTACGGCCATGATGAGACGGCGGTCGTGGCGTGGTGCGCCGATCTGGAAGCAGCCGGGAATGTGTTCCCTGGTCCGCTTGCCTGA
- a CDS encoding type II toxin-antitoxin system VapC family toxin: MSQEVRGRFILDTSLTLAWYFADEANPYADAVAQKFASAEAIVPSLWPLEVANALLMGERRKRSTAAQASTFLARLGTLPIVIDHETDARAWSDTISLARAHNLSTYDAAYLELAMRRGLPLASLDEKLKAAATAVGVGLYSLP; this comes from the coding sequence ATGTCCCAAGAGGTCAGGGGCCGATTCATCCTGGATACGTCGCTAACCCTGGCGTGGTACTTCGCCGATGAGGCCAACCCCTACGCGGATGCTGTCGCTCAGAAGTTTGCCTCGGCTGAAGCCATCGTCCCCTCACTTTGGCCGCTCGAAGTCGCTAACGCCCTGCTGATGGGCGAGCGGCGAAAGCGGAGCACCGCAGCCCAAGCGTCAACCTTTTTGGCTCGCTTGGGCACGCTTCCCATCGTCATCGATCATGAGACAGACGCTCGGGCGTGGAGCGATACCATTAGCCTCGCTCGGGCTCATAACCTCTCGACTTACGACGCGGCTTATCTCGAACTCGCGATGCGGCGAGGACTGCCGCTGGCCTCACTTGATGAGAAGCTTAAAGCCGCGGCGACTGCCGTTGGCGTCGGTCTGTATTCGCTGCCGTGA